The genome window TTGATGGACGCCTAAACCTGAGACCTTAAAGACAAAGTCCAACACCATAACCCCTCAGGTCCATAAATTTATTGATATTCCATATCTTGAATAGAAGAGTTTATAGTTAGTATGTCCACCTAAAACGCTATTTCTCCATAGAGTAAGAAATCTCAAATATACCTGGAGAAGTTGTTGAGAAAGAGAAAAAGCCACATACCAGAGCAAACCAGGAACATAGCTTGAGAGTTTTGGCCCCTGTAATTGTTTGGAGGAGTATTCTCATTTCTTGATAATCATTGTACTCTTTGAAATCAAACTTCTCCATACGATTGACAGACACTTCAACAATAGATGCTACATTGGTAATATCCAGCACCTCCACAGTTCCAGATATGTCTAATGATAGGAGAGTTGGACAGGAGACGTGTATCCTTGTTCCAAACCATCTAATACCAAGTACCAATGTCTTTAAATTCGAATTGAGCAGAACCAGTCTTCTATGGCCGTAGCAAAATCACAGAGTCAATTCCTCAAGCACCGGGCAACCAGATAGAATATAATCCATCGATTGATCCATTAGCATAACATTATCAAGATAAAATGTTGTTAGAGCCTTCAGCTCGCTCTTCTTTTTCGCATTTATCTTACAGTATGCCAATCGGAGTTCAACCAAATGAGGACTGCTTAGAACAAAAATTAGGCAGATCATAATAAGCCTGGGGCTCAAATGTACCATGTGCAGAGAAAGACAAGTCAAGGACCTTCAAATTCTTATTTAATGCGAACTGGATCTAGGTACCAATTTCATTAGCCATTCTTTTCTCACTCCTCAAACAGTCATACTGCCATCTGTCTGTTCTACTGGATACTCTTTGTCGAACTGAATGAAATAagctaaaataaaaatcaaggcAGAACTTATAAAAAGTTGGGCTCTTATTAAGAAGAAGCACATGACGAACAAAGTTCAAGAACCTTTCGTCATAGTCAGGACGATTAGCTTGACTATAATAGACGCAGTTGTGTCCTGGAAACATGCATTGATCAAAAGTGAGTGTGTGGATGAATGGTCAGAGGTGATTAAATCATCGAATCAAGATTGTGTTCAGAGAATCGATTGTTGGCAATAAGGAGAGAATATGGATGAGGATGGCATCAGGTAGTCCACTTATACGGTCTTCGTTAAAGTTACAGCTTCTTTGCCTTGCAGACATATTCCTTCTGTAAGACAACATAGTACATTTTTAGGTGCGATAAATTGCAAGCTATGAAATGACTGAGCATATGTTATTCCTAGAAACCAAGAGGCACAGAAAAAGAACTTTCCTCCCTCTAGTTAATCAGGCTGAGAAATCCTCGAGCGATAATCTCAGCATATTAAATTTCCATTTAGAGATAACAATTCATGATGATAAAACATGGGATCAAATAGATTGGAAAACTTTTTAAGTAATTACCATTCATAGTTTGGATTAAAAAGTTTCTAAGACAAGGCAAATGTATTCTTAGATTCAATCTCTTTCTAAGAGTACCCACtgatataaaaaaaaaacttCAAAAGGAATCCACTTAGAAGAGTTTTAAGGGAAAAAGAAATGTATATGCGCACATATCCAAGGCAACCACCTAAAAGATAAACAAACAGAATCATAAACCAAAAGAAAAGCTTAACAAGTTTCTAGTATCTAAACCTAAAAAATATCAACAGAAACGCATGGACCAATAAGTAGCAATGCAGCTCAGGTTACAACGTCACATAACTACATTTTATTCGGAGATCCAAAAATTTGAAAACAATGCAGCAACCCGGATTTGCTATTCTGAATGGGCCCTACCAAAAGTTTACCGGCACACAAATGCGATAAGTGCATAAAATGTATACCAATTCTCTTTTGTAGATGACCTCAATCCAAAATCTCATATATAGCATCGAGCTTACAATAGACTCAAACCAAATTTTAACCATAAAAGGGAGCAAGACAAAATTTTAATATCTAAAACCAGAGTACTTAGACCTTTTATACCCTGAAACAGAAAGAAACTGAAAATCATAAGATGCATTGATAAAAGAAAGATCCAATACAGTTTAAATCAAAGCAAGATTCTCATTCAGGATTCAACATTTTAAACACAATGCAAAATCCTAGATTTGCCAAACCTAAACGCCCCTACCAAAAATGAACCTGTATAAACATATGAGCGATTCCAGCCATAAAGTTAACAATTATCCAAAAGGAAAGAGAATGAATAGCATAACATTTTTTCATATACCTGTTTCAGGATTGATTTTTCTAGTGTTAGACGAGAAATCAAGCCCTCTTTTAGCGCAAGTTACACACTCGCCTATTTAGTACAGAAACGATATGAGTTTTGCTTCTGAAAATTACAGTGTTACACGAAACTTATATAGAGGATATCGggcgttttcggccaaaatatcTTGCCACTAGGCTCACTCTGGTGCATGCTTTGCTGTCAGTAAATTACATGCAACCGTCCGCTATAAGCAACCCTCGCTTCGCAATAAATAagtcaaaaattatatatatgtcAATAACTTCATATCACAAGGGTTATATGTAACCAATCATAAAAGCAGTATAACGTCGCAAAAATACAACACAACCATAACAGGAAACCTAAAACTACTCCTATATATTAAATTCCTAAATTATTCACGCGACCTtgatcctaccatataaagctaCCCAAATTGAGAAATTCTTACTTAAATGAAAAATGAATAATCAAGGTATTTACCTCAAGTATTCAGAAACCACGTCGCTCTTTTATCTGAATTTGTATGAGTGCCACTGCGTTGACCTAGATTCCAGCGACCACAAGCGTCTAAGATGACTCCATCGTCAATAAAAAACTGCATTTTCGCCTTAAAGTGGAAAAATAACTCCAGTTCCATTGCCAACAATCGATTCTCTCAACACAAACTAAATCCGAATTTCCTTGACCCCAAATACTTTTGTAGATCAACTTTTCTTCCCTTTTGGAATTCCAAATAAATTGCAAGCATACTTCCTAACCGCACTCTCTGTCATCGATTTCTTCCCAAAAGTAAAAGATAAAAACATACTTGGTTCAATTCGATCAAACAATAACATAGTCCAAGAGTCCGCCCGAGCTAccaataaatttatttattgTAAAAACTAAATAATAAGCAAATTTCTAAAATGAGTAGCTCTCACGCTCACAAAGTACAGTTTTAGGACAGAATCAACACCCTTCACATCAATTTCAAATTCTTGAGCTTAATCTTAGGATTAAAACCATAGCCCCATAAATGTTTTTACACAAATAAATATGTAATTCAAATCAAAAGAGCTTAATACCACGGTGTGGATTCATATTTCATGGTTCATATACGCATGCATGAATTCAAATCAAAAGAGCTTAATACTACTatgatttgaaaaaattatacAGAATTTTAAATAACTACTATGAAAGAGCAGCAACAAGCCATCAATACTAGTATTATTTGGTTTAATTTTAACAAAATATTCTTCCCTGAGTAAGGACTGAATCACCATTGCAGCAGAAAAACACTATTTAAGCAAATATTCAGAAATTGATTAAAGGGGAAACCCTCAACTGGGCCAAGATCGGTGTTACACTTAACAGCTTCAATTTCGACTTTCACGGTCTCCAATATTTATCTTAATCAACTGCACTCACAATTCCAAATTAATTAAAGTCCTATTTACTATATGTATTTCCAGCTATTCAAACTCATTCATATATTAATTTCACATTTGGTCCATAAACTTTAGCCACTATATAATTCAAGTCATGAAACTATTTTATTTTACGCTAAAGTATTCGAATTATATGTTAATTGCTCAAAAAATACACATGACTTCAGGTTGTGACAATGTCATTCTTCATGCATCCAAGCTATGTTTTGTCGCTCTATAACTTTTAAGTCacaaaattataataaaattaaactcattgtaaaatatatttaaataaataaataaaaagtatattatagaaaaataattcataaaaaagaTTACTATATACTTTAAAGTAATATCTTTGTAACTTATGGTCTTGTTATTGTGACTTGATTTTGTTGGAGAAATATACTTTCTTGAACATTATACTTACTTAAGAAGTTTAAATAGAAAGTGATTAAGAAAGCGAAAAATGTAATaagatttaaataaaataataagtttTGAATTTAATATCTATTAAATCTAAAATGTTAGTACTAAGTTGCATAATAATGTTAATTTTAGTATTCAAATTAGCACATGTTAAAAATATTAATCCATTAATTTGCTAAAATTTACTCCAACTACTTTAGCATATTATCGATAtatactatttttttattttctcttattctttttaCTTAAAACTTCTTGAACTGCAAGAGAAACATAGCGCTTCATAAACTCATCGaactatatatatttttttagttgGTAGAACTTGTACTGACATTTAAGTTAATTATCCTGTTTTGGGAGTGGCAAATTGACAAAATCTACTAACTTTTGTATTAATTTCAGTTCATATTTATCCTCGTAAAACACATAAAGATAATCTGGAATTGAAGTCTGGTCATATCCATAGTTATAAACTCTGGCTTAATTAGTGTAGCTAATGTATTCCCTGCACTAGTGGTGCTTTTTGTTGAAGTTTGGTGATTGTTATTTTTATGGTCAAATTTTACTCTCTTGCCTTTTCATATTTTTCGCACACTCCTTAAGAAAGATATATATAATAGCTCTAGTTTGTTAGTTTTAATTGGAATAATAAGGATATATTCAAAAAAAGTAACAtaaataatttcttatttttctaaAACGCCAATACTTTTAAAATAAATCAACtttgttaaaatgactaataTTTGAAATAGGAGGAAGTAGTGGTAAATGCTATGACGAACACTAATTTTAGTATTTTGCCTATAAACTATTGACTTGGGAGCAAAAGGACAAAAGAAAATCTGTAGCATCTATAACTGATTTCAAACTCGTACAAATCAGGAAAATTATGATAACTCTACTCTTATCTCCTGTTATCTTTATAGACCACTAGATAATATAGCATTGGAGTCTCTTCACATCTCTTAGTTTTCAATTATAAACTTGGATTTGTATTTGACCTTGGACTTATCGCACTTTATTTGCTCGCACAAAAAGATAGTTTATAACAGCTAATATCGTCATCATTTGTACTAATGTAGAAATTAATGCCAACTCCATATCTACTTATCCTCATAAATCACAAGATAACTTAAAATTAAAGTCTAACCAAATCCATTTGTGTTAAGTCAAGATCTTATTTGCACAACTCATGCTTTGATCAGAAATCGTCAGTTATTTCAAAAACAATTGAGTCGCAAAAGAAAAAGATAATATTATGAGGCTTTAGGTAAAATTGATCAACCCTTTTCTATTTCACCAATCCTTTTGAAGTATCAAACAAGTTGTCTTGGTCAAGTTCAAGCAGACAGGACACGTCTACGGATCTGTCTTCAAGTATGAATTAGGACATTCATCTAATTTTATTAAGACGAAATTTACCTATTTAACAACTACGTAAATGTCACGACCCTagttttcctccgtaggatgtcatgacggcacctaatatctaagactaggtaagtctaacacttACTGGATTAATCGGAGAAATCAACCATCAACGAAGAATATGGGATAAAAATCTTATACacaattacaattcccaaaaccggtagtacaagtcataagttctactgagtttgctacaaaaacctctaaatacaactgtttcgaaaTAGAGATGAAACAATGCAAGTACAATAaccgaaggtgactccgaggcctgtgaaCGCAATAGCAGGTTTATCTTGAatctccacagcaagatccgtacaGCTAGCTAGCGATCGACTGACTCCGAATTACCTGAATCTGCattaaaatgtgcagaagcgtagtatgagtataccatagcgatacccagtaagtatcaagactaacctcagtggagtagtgacgagggacagtcaagacacttactagactggataacctgaacaagtataggtatagaactaacagagtatgatatctcgACAGAACTACGCATATTGACAACAATAATACGGTGCTTGCAATAGGAAAAAGAAGCAACAATTAGCAGCGAGACACCACAAATATTAACACAGTAGAGTAGGTTGGACACAGTTTAAATccgataaaaaataaataaaggaaagacaAGTAGCAACTCGATACGAataaccgctttcacaccaggttTATCCAATAATCCCCACGAGgtaccaaaactcaaaaatgTTCACAATTCATGGATCCCAGTTCGTGAACCCTAATCACCTAGCAGCTTGTACCCTCATTACAACTGGTAACTGCACGGACGACGcacatgccaatagaacaattctcacatagaaggcaagtagatGAGGGTATGTATGAATGATCAATAACATCAGGATCCACCTTCTTAAACCGATAggggtgattaattacgtgtatgcttgtgcaagtgttctatcacagttAAGGCCAACCACACGACGCATAAGGTACAACCACACGATGCAACACATCACACATATACCCATAGCCATatctctgatcacaatagctactgatctcgtccaagttcacacctcaattcgaggttatgaaaatgattgatacaataataatacccaacaag of Nicotiana tomentosiformis chromosome 7, ASM39032v3, whole genome shotgun sequence contains these proteins:
- the LOC117277310 gene encoding putative F-box/LRR-repeat protein At3g18150; protein product: MELELFFHFKAKMQFFIDDGVILDACGRWNLGHNCVYYSQANRPDYDESPHLVELRLAYCKINAKKKSELKALTTFYLDNVMLMDQSMDYILSGCPVLEELTLWFGTRIHVSCPTLLSLDISGTVEVLDITNVASIVEVSVNRMEKFDFKEYNDYQEMRILLQTITGAKTLKLCSWFALVFSSWQLTNLPAPTFSCKMLHLQLDFVKWHLPGIVNLLKHCPSLENLIIEITAYYDYPSRNATSWIHPYDFDGDEFWNMVDTPVQCLTHHLKTVEVAGFVMEKHVIHFVEYLLRSSMVLEEMVIFAEKQTWIYGPITLMSGKVQEFEERLMNAPKASASAAVVFY